Proteins encoded by one window of Nitrincola iocasae:
- a CDS encoding YqaJ viral recombinase family nuclease: protein MSHHNSLEANANAVPAIISKTPSPAHRRHARAHRLVNTRSMDRSTWLAVRQTGIGASDAAAAVGLNPYKSQLELWMEKTGRLKSGSGDTDATIDQADSPIFWGTLLEPIVAEQYAQRTAHRVRRVNAVLQHSDYPWMLANLDREVIGSDDVQILECKTAGINGAKLWRDGVPEYVQLQIMHQLAVTGQQAADVAVLVGGQELRIFRIERDEALIERLISLEQDFWQYVTDDTAPPADASDSADRALRALYPHDNREVLDLTDHQEYSALFTQLQSVRSELAKANTAEAQLKHTLQQAMGEFSEAAFATGRITWKRSVDSQGVDLARLKQEQPDLVKTYQTLKPGSRRFVVHSR, encoded by the coding sequence ATGTCACATCACAACAGCCTAGAGGCTAACGCAAACGCCGTTCCTGCCATTATTAGCAAAACCCCTTCTCCGGCACACCGTCGCCATGCACGTGCTCACCGGTTAGTTAATACACGTAGCATGGATCGATCTACTTGGCTGGCTGTGCGTCAAACGGGTATCGGTGCCTCAGATGCCGCGGCGGCAGTTGGGCTCAATCCGTATAAATCACAGCTTGAACTCTGGATGGAAAAAACCGGACGCCTGAAGTCAGGCTCTGGCGATACGGATGCAACTATTGATCAGGCTGATAGCCCAATCTTCTGGGGCACGCTACTGGAGCCCATCGTGGCAGAACAATATGCCCAGCGAACGGCTCATCGTGTCCGCCGGGTTAATGCTGTGCTGCAGCACTCGGACTACCCCTGGATGCTGGCTAATCTAGATCGAGAGGTGATCGGCTCAGATGACGTACAGATCCTAGAGTGTAAAACAGCCGGGATTAATGGCGCTAAGCTTTGGCGTGATGGCGTGCCGGAATACGTGCAGCTTCAAATCATGCACCAGCTGGCAGTCACTGGCCAACAGGCAGCCGATGTCGCTGTGCTAGTCGGTGGTCAGGAGTTACGCATTTTCAGGATTGAGCGAGATGAGGCGTTAATTGAGCGGCTTATTTCATTGGAGCAAGATTTCTGGCAATACGTGACCGATGACACTGCGCCACCTGCCGATGCCAGCGATTCAGCAGATCGCGCTTTACGAGCGCTCTACCCTCATGACAATCGCGAGGTGTTGGACCTGACAGACCATCAGGAGTACTCAGCGCTTTTTACTCAGTTACAGTCAGTACGTTCTGAGCTGGCCAAGGCTAATACCGCCGAGGCTCAACTAAAACATACACTGCAACAAGCCATGGGCGAATTCAGTGAAGCGGCTTTTGCGACAGGCCGCATTACCTGGAAACGCTCTGTGGATAGTCAGGGAGTGGATC
- a CDS encoding helix-turn-helix transcriptional regulator, with the protein MKLLRLPDVLNATGLSRSSLYRKLDDGSFPTSIRISQRSVAWCEEEVQRWIEERINEREVKPTA; encoded by the coding sequence ATGAAACTCTTAAGACTACCCGATGTTCTCAATGCCACTGGCCTTTCACGTTCAAGCTTGTACCGTAAGCTTGATGATGGCTCTTTTCCAACATCCATACGTATTAGTCAGCGCTCAGTAGCCTGGTGCGAAGAAGAGGTGCAGCGCTGGATCGAAGAGCGAATTAACGAGCGGGAGGTCAAGCCAACTGCGTAA
- a CDS encoding inovirus Gp2 family protein: MHLKYIPENHNLNYWLLPQYKDLKVQSQIDQPLVKQYLDKLWNVINHYTQHTPRVMAVRVDLHCPFDSQEIACSNRMMQDFKDALDARIAAYLARRKAQGKRTYPCKVMWLWAREQKTSDVPHFHLLLLFNQDVFHSLGEYHTQTGSLMMIIKNAWNSALQIPADVNMGLVHIPENAVYWLKRNDGFAALPDLFYRCSYLCKVHTKCFGKGIQSFGGSHVPHA; this comes from the coding sequence ATGCACCTGAAATATATCCCTGAAAATCACAATCTCAACTACTGGCTACTGCCGCAATACAAAGACCTGAAGGTTCAGAGCCAAATAGATCAGCCCTTAGTGAAGCAGTATCTGGATAAGCTCTGGAATGTCATTAATCACTACACTCAGCATACGCCAAGAGTGATGGCCGTTCGTGTTGATCTGCATTGCCCTTTTGATTCACAAGAAATCGCTTGCAGCAACCGTATGATGCAGGACTTTAAGGATGCCTTGGATGCACGTATTGCTGCATACCTGGCTCGGCGGAAAGCACAAGGCAAGCGTACCTATCCCTGCAAAGTGATGTGGCTCTGGGCACGCGAACAAAAGACCTCGGATGTGCCGCATTTCCATCTACTGCTGCTATTCAACCAGGATGTTTTTCACAGCCTGGGTGAGTACCACACACAGACGGGTAGCCTGATGATGATCATAAAGAATGCTTGGAATTCGGCGTTGCAGATACCCGCTGACGTGAACATGGGCTTAGTACATATCCCTGAAAATGCGGTCTATTGGCTGAAGCGTAATGATGGCTTTGCGGCCCTACCAGATCTGTTTTATCGGTGCAGTTATTTATGCAAAGTACATACGAAGTGCTTTGGTAAAGGCATTCAGAGTTTCGGCGGATCCCACGTCCCTCACGCGTGA
- a CDS encoding helix-turn-helix domain-containing protein — translation MPQEYRSFTEYWVRKFEEENPEKAMEIKNQVQRQALPAIVNNPSEPTKTQGYARLWTDSLRQCEEQADIDPVVAAAIETRKSLKLTQTRFARCLDISPRTLAEWEQGKRKPSGAARTLLVWVVANPEHLKIASRSLRR, via the coding sequence ATGCCACAAGAATATCGATCATTTACAGAATATTGGGTGCGTAAATTTGAAGAGGAGAATCCTGAAAAGGCGATGGAGATTAAAAATCAAGTTCAACGCCAAGCCTTACCAGCGATAGTAAATAATCCGTCAGAGCCGACGAAAACGCAGGGTTATGCGCGTCTTTGGACCGACTCGCTACGGCAATGCGAGGAGCAGGCTGATATAGATCCAGTCGTTGCTGCTGCTATTGAAACGCGTAAATCCTTAAAGCTCACGCAGACACGCTTTGCCAGGTGTTTAGACATCAGTCCACGCACACTGGCAGAGTGGGAGCAGGGTAAGCGTAAACCCAGTGGTGCAGCACGTACTTTACTGGTCTGGGTGGTTGCTAACCCAGAGCACTTAAAGATAGCCAGTCGCTCATTGCGCAGGTAG
- a CDS encoding ATP-dependent DNA helicase: MNHDIQLNPDQLAAIEAIKEFMLDPEQQAFILCGSAGTGKTTLVAKIIELLHGMKLGCMMVAPTGRAARILQNKLNKMLPVNMGPLPVSTLHGAIYYLAEMSLDEARTEYGQSALQMKFPIKQQGESFDLVIVDEASMVGDMRMPQNTMRFGSGKLLRDLVNFLNRVQENNPGQRPIKLMFVGDLAQLSPVGSEESPALSPEYLQERFDMKVQRYELTTVMRQAEKSGILDLANRIRKEIFEPSGTVVKIEHNGDDILVGDRIDAVNMIVSNINMMRSSAAVVYSNEKALQYNLAVRHSLWGNGCRAVRSGDQLLVTRNSTKLGVSNGDIIKLKSAALKQIREIVTLSDGREISLKFRLVVFQKDMTPGEDIECLMLENQLFSKERDLSDDEQTALVRHFHQRHPYEDPDSDEYHQLMREDPFYNALQVKFGYALTCHKAQGGEWDQVIIDISGARIYEERGLRWLYTAVTRAAKSLCVVEGAVPE, encoded by the coding sequence ATGAATCATGACATCCAGTTAAACCCGGATCAACTTGCTGCAATTGAAGCGATTAAAGAATTTATGCTGGACCCAGAGCAGCAGGCCTTTATTTTGTGTGGCAGTGCCGGTACTGGCAAAACCACCCTGGTGGCAAAGATTATTGAGCTTTTACATGGAATGAAATTAGGCTGCATGATGGTTGCACCGACGGGCAGGGCGGCCAGAATTTTACAGAACAAACTGAATAAAATGCTGCCGGTAAATATGGGGCCTTTACCGGTTAGTACCCTGCATGGTGCGATTTACTACCTGGCAGAGATGTCTCTGGATGAGGCACGCACTGAATATGGGCAAAGTGCGTTACAAATGAAATTCCCAATAAAGCAGCAGGGGGAATCCTTCGACTTGGTCATAGTGGATGAGGCCTCAATGGTGGGCGATATGAGAATGCCCCAAAATACCATGCGCTTTGGATCCGGCAAGTTGCTGCGTGACTTGGTCAATTTCCTTAACCGCGTTCAAGAAAATAACCCAGGGCAGCGACCAATCAAGCTGATGTTTGTAGGTGATCTCGCGCAGTTATCACCGGTGGGTTCAGAGGAATCACCGGCACTCTCGCCTGAGTATCTGCAGGAACGGTTCGATATGAAGGTACAGCGTTACGAGCTGACCACGGTCATGCGGCAGGCTGAAAAGAGCGGTATCCTGGATCTTGCGAACAGAATACGCAAAGAAATTTTTGAGCCATCCGGTACAGTTGTAAAAATTGAACACAATGGCGATGACATACTGGTAGGGGACCGGATCGATGCTGTGAATATGATCGTCAGCAATATTAACATGATGCGTTCCTCGGCCGCCGTTGTGTACAGTAACGAAAAAGCGCTGCAATACAACCTGGCTGTTCGCCACTCGCTCTGGGGTAATGGCTGTCGTGCAGTAAGATCTGGTGATCAGCTGCTGGTAACACGAAACTCGACCAAACTCGGTGTCAGCAATGGTGACATCATCAAGCTGAAGTCTGCAGCTTTGAAGCAGATAAGAGAAATAGTGACCCTGTCTGACGGTAGGGAGATATCACTCAAATTCAGGCTGGTTGTGTTTCAGAAGGACATGACTCCGGGGGAAGACATTGAATGCCTGATGCTGGAGAACCAGCTTTTTTCAAAAGAGCGTGATTTGAGCGATGATGAACAGACGGCTTTAGTTAGGCATTTTCACCAACGGCACCCATACGAAGATCCTGATAGCGATGAGTACCACCAACTGATGAGAGAAGACCCTTTTTACAACGCACTCCAGGTCAAGTTCGGTTATGCATTAACCTGCCATAAAGCTCAAGGCGGTGAGTGGGATCAGGTTATCATTGATATCAGTGGTGCCAGGATTTACGAGGAGAGGGGGTTGCGTTGGCTGTACACTGCCGTGACCCGAGCGGCAAAATCACTCTGTGTGGTTGAGGGGGCTGTGCCTGAGTGA